A genome region from Meriones unguiculatus strain TT.TT164.6M chromosome 2, Bangor_MerUng_6.1, whole genome shotgun sequence includes the following:
- the Chmp1b gene encoding charged multivesicular body protein 1b, whose amino-acid sequence MSNMEKHLFNLKFAAKELNRSAKKCDKEEKAEKAKIKKAIQKGNMEVARIHAENAIRQKNQAVNFLRMSARVDAVAARVQTAVTMGKVTKSMAGVVKSMDATLKTMNLEKISALMDKFEHQFETLDVQTQQMEDTMSSTTTLTTPQNQVDMLLQEMADEAGLDLNMELPQGQTGSVGTSVASAEQDELSQRLARLRDQV is encoded by the coding sequence ATGTCCAACATGGAGAAACACCTGTTCAACCTGAAGTTCGCGGCCAAAGAACTGAACAGGAGTGCCAAAAAATGCGACAAGGAGGAAAAGGCCGAGAAGGCCAAAATTAAAAAGGCCATTCAGAAGGGCAACATGGAAGTTGCGAGGATACACGCCGAAAACGCCATCCGCCAGAAGAATCAGGCGGTGAATTTCTTGAGAATGAGCGCCCGGGTGGATGCGGTGGCTGCCAGAGTCCAGACCGCGGTGACGATGGGCAAAGTGACCAAGTCCATGGCCGGTGTGGTGAAGTCGATGGATGCGACACTGAAGACCATGAATCTGGAGAAGATCTCTGCCCTAATGGACAAATTCGAGCACCAGTTTGAGACCCTGGACGTCCAGACGCAGCAAATGGAGGACACGATGAGCAGCACGACGACGCTGACCACTCCCCAGAACCAAGTGGATATGCTGCTCCAGGAAATGGCAGACGAGGCGGGCCTCGACCTCAACATGGAGCTGCCGCAGGGCCAGACCGGTTCCGTGGGGACGAGCGTGGCTTCGGCCGAGCAGGATGAACTGTCCCAGAGGCTGGCCCGCCTTCGGGATCAAGTGTGA